One segment of Clostridium botulinum DNA contains the following:
- a CDS encoding tetratricopeptide repeat protein, whose translation MNYFNEGNKLYNTQDYLRAIDCYKKSATQKQNEACSYYNAGVCFIKLKEFDKAITMLKNALTIQNESKYYFNLGYCYTMKNKLNKALQFFNIAWAISNNDTDCEKAINLILAKLSKN comes from the coding sequence ATGAACTATTTTAATGAAGGAAATAAATTATACAATACTCAAGATTATTTGCGAGCTATTGATTGTTATAAAAAATCTGCTACTCAGAAACAAAATGAGGCTTGTTCGTATTATAATGCAGGTGTTTGTTTTATTAAATTAAAGGAATTTGATAAAGCAATAACTATGTTAAAAAATGCTCTTACTATTCAAAATGAAAGTAAATATTATTTTAATTTAGGTTATTGCTACACCATGAAAAACAAACTAAATAAAGCGTTACAATTTTTTAATATAGCATGGGCTATTAGCAATAATGATACTGATTGCGAAAAAGCAATAAACCTAATTCTCGCAAAATTATCAAAAAATTAA
- the recX gene encoding recombination regulator RecX: MAKITKLEVQKRNKERVNVFLDEDYAFSISAELIYKEGIKVKDSVDSEKLKVLANKDAIIKCREAAIKSIERNLKTEKQVRDKLNLKGYDEEAITKAIDFLKEYNFLDDKDYANKFVKDKLKCQGSNKIRYSLMQKGVSKDVIEEELSGIDKENEKENALVLAQKKVNNLRKTESDTYKISNKLYRFLLSKGYGYDIIKDVVKEAMNFEFYD, from the coding sequence ATGGCTAAAATAACAAAATTAGAAGTTCAAAAGAGAAATAAAGAAAGAGTAAATGTATTTTTAGATGAGGATTATGCCTTTTCTATAAGTGCTGAATTGATATATAAAGAAGGAATTAAGGTAAAAGATAGTGTAGATTCAGAAAAACTTAAGGTATTAGCAAATAAAGATGCTATTATAAAATGTAGAGAAGCTGCAATAAAAAGTATAGAAAGAAACTTAAAAACAGAAAAACAAGTAAGAGATAAATTGAATTTAAAGGGTTATGATGAAGAGGCTATAACTAAAGCAATAGATTTTTTAAAAGAGTATAATTTTTTAGACGATAAGGATTATGCTAATAAATTTGTTAAAGACAAATTGAAGTGTCAAGGAAGTAATAAGATTAGATATTCACTTATGCAAAAGGGTGTATCTAAGGATGTTATAGAAGAGGAACTGAGTGGTATAGATAAAGAAAATGAAAAAGAAAATGCACTTGTTTTAGCACAGAAGAAGGTAAATAATCTTAGAAAAACAGAATCTGATACATACAAGATATCAAACAAATTGTATCGTTTTTTATTATCTAAAGGGTATGGTTATGATATTATCAAAGATGTAGTTAAAGAAGCTATGAATTTTGAATTTTATGATTAA
- a CDS encoding transglutaminase-like domain-containing protein yields the protein MEKILLYKIIIFSIIGISILFSIIKVLRSSNIDYVIAPIIDTIANILTFMFILLKYENVNNILSYFIKNILGDLYLTNGIIKIIGTIALFIIIKFIIKFIISIIQSTIFSGGKKVINESKTLLIIFSTIFAIARACIFILILFVPIIMFNSIPNNPYQINIFNDITAFNKVEDIIDKNKSKIINNGLIKDIASNRIIYYNGVTLDEGVKSNDAINEKARKIVSSSKNDREKAKKLYSWIGSNITYDYDKATRVLNSENVKNSGAICAYEERNGICFDYACLYVAMARATNLKVRLITGEAYNGDEYISHAWNEVYLSDENKWIKVDPTFYKAGNYFDCDNFDDIHKKDNIAGEW from the coding sequence ATGGAAAAAATTCTTTTATACAAAATTATAATTTTTAGTATAATAGGAATATCGATACTATTTAGTATAATAAAAGTATTGAGGAGTTCCAATATTGATTATGTTATTGCTCCTATAATAGATACAATAGCAAATATATTGACATTTATGTTTATTTTGTTAAAATATGAGAATGTTAATAATATATTGTCATACTTTATAAAAAACATTTTAGGAGATTTATATTTAACTAATGGAATAATTAAAATAATTGGGACTATAGCATTATTTATAATTATAAAATTTATAATAAAATTCATAATTTCAATAATACAATCAACTATTTTTAGCGGTGGAAAGAAAGTTATAAATGAAAGTAAAACATTACTTATTATTTTTTCAACTATATTTGCTATTGCTAGAGCTTGTATTTTTATCTTGATATTATTTGTTCCTATAATAATGTTTAATTCTATTCCTAATAATCCTTATCAGATTAATATTTTTAATGATATTACTGCATTTAATAAAGTAGAAGATATCATAGATAAAAATAAATCTAAAATCATAAATAATGGACTGATTAAGGATATAGCATCGAATAGAATTATTTATTATAATGGGGTTACTTTAGATGAAGGCGTAAAATCTAATGATGCTATTAACGAAAAGGCAAGAAAAATAGTCTCATCAAGCAAAAATGATAGAGAAAAAGCAAAAAAATTATACTCGTGGATTGGCTCTAATATAACTTATGATTATGATAAAGCAACTAGAGTTTTAAACTCAGAAAATGTAAAAAATAGTGGAGCTATATGTGCATATGAAGAAAGAAATGGTATATGTTTTGATTATGCATGTCTTTATGTAGCTATGGCGAGAGCAACTAATCTGAAAGTAAGATTAATAACTGGAGAAGCATATAATGGAGATGAATATATAAGTCATGCATGGAATGAAGTATATTTAAGTGATGAAAATAAATGGATTAAAGTTGATCCAACATTTTATAAAGCAGGAAATTACTTTGATTGTGATAATTTTGATGATATACATAAAAAGGATAATATTGCAGGAGAATGGTAG
- a CDS encoding M16 family metallopeptidase, with protein sequence MIKLNFDIKRHKLKNGLEVITIKKDTQIASINIGVKVGAFNERLEEKGISHFIEHCLFKGTYTRNDEELNSDLESLGGEYNAYTDYDATVYTISCLMEEFNNGISILSDMIINSKFEESEIEKERGVILSEIRIGKDDLEDYSFKNVNNIAFNKSPLKYEVAGLEKNVKKFTREEIKGYYKKYYTPKNSLITMVSPLSHDEAIKLIEDNFSMWSGEKPETIGVIKEKNNNITKITYKKDIEQSTIIYLYTFNELEKEDELPLRILNHKLGESANSLLFREIRENRGLAYDIYTNLEISTNIKTLYIYTSVAEENLEEAKYAIEETLNNIIDGKIQICDRDLDVMKKVHKTAVISTLEDSLELCNYILHQELEGEDIFEFVKDMGRLNNIDKVKINEVSKKVFKNPTIHILKSN encoded by the coding sequence ATGATAAAATTAAATTTCGATATAAAAAGGCATAAGTTAAAGAACGGATTAGAAGTAATAACTATAAAAAAAGATACACAAATAGCATCAATAAACATAGGAGTTAAAGTTGGTGCGTTCAATGAACGCTTAGAAGAAAAGGGGATAAGTCATTTTATAGAGCATTGTTTATTTAAAGGAACATATACAAGAAATGATGAAGAACTTAATAGCGATTTAGAATCTCTAGGGGGAGAGTATAATGCATATACTGATTATGATGCTACCGTGTATACAATTAGTTGTTTGATGGAAGAATTTAATAATGGGATATCTATATTAAGTGATATGATTATAAATTCTAAATTTGAGGAGAGCGAAATAGAAAAAGAAAGAGGCGTAATATTATCTGAAATAAGGATCGGAAAAGATGACTTAGAAGATTATAGTTTTAAAAATGTAAATAATATAGCATTTAATAAAAGTCCTTTAAAATATGAAGTGGCAGGCCTTGAAAAAAATGTAAAAAAATTCACTAGAGAAGAAATAAAAGGCTATTATAAAAAATATTATACACCTAAAAATTCATTAATTACTATGGTTTCACCATTAAGTCATGACGAAGCTATAAAATTAATAGAAGATAATTTTAGTATGTGGAGTGGAGAAAAGCCAGAAACTATAGGTGTTATTAAAGAGAAAAATAATAATATAACAAAAATCACCTATAAAAAAGATATAGAACAAAGTACAATAATTTATTTGTATACTTTTAATGAGCTAGAAAAAGAAGATGAATTACCACTTAGAATATTAAATCATAAATTAGGTGAGAGTGCTAATTCGCTTTTATTTAGAGAAATAAGAGAAAATAGAGGGCTTGCTTATGATATATATACAAATCTGGAGATAAGTACCAATATAAAAACATTATATATATATACATCAGTAGCTGAAGAAAACTTAGAAGAAGCTAAATATGCAATAGAGGAAACATTAAATAATATTATTGATGGAAAAATTCAAATTTGTGATAGAGATTTAGATGTTATGAAAAAAGTTCATAAGACTGCAGTAATTTCAACACTAGAGGATTCATTAGAGCTTTGTAATTATATACTACATCAAGAACTTGAAGGTGAAGATATATTTGAATTTGTTAAAGATATGGGAAGATTGAATAATATTGATAAAGTTAAAATTAATGAAGTTAGTAAAAAAGTATTTAAAAACCCTACTATTCATATATTAAAATCTAATTAA